One genomic window of Camelina sativa cultivar DH55 chromosome 5, Cs, whole genome shotgun sequence includes the following:
- the LOC109132867 gene encoding uncharacterized protein LOC109132867: protein MAKPNLMVASKIRESTRFYPYFKNCLGAIDGTHIPAMVSNNIAPSYRNRKGVISQNVLAVCNFDMEFIYVLSGWEGSAHDSKVLYDALRRRTNRFVVPQEETEFAVKLVEKLSQNNEEVFETQDQERESANIWREAMAQQMWRDATN from the exons ATGGCCAAGCCTAACCTTATGGTAGcttcaaaaataagagagagtACAAGATTTTATCCTTATTTCAAG aattgTTTGGGAGCAATTGATGGTACACACATACCTGCTATGGTATCTAACAATATCGCTCCGAGCTACCGTAATCGAAAAGGAGTAATATCGCAGAATGTATTGGCTGTTTGCAACTTTGATATGGAATTCATATACGTTCTCAGTGGATGGGAAGGTTCAGCACACGATTCAAAAGTATTATATGATGCTTTAAGAAGAAGGACTAATAGATTTGTGGTTCCACAAG AGGAGACGGAGTTTGCGGTAAAATTGGTCGAGAAGCT ttCTCAAAATAATGAAGAAGTTTTTGAGACACaagatcaagaaagagaaagtgCTAATATATGGAGAGAAGCAATGGCTCAGCAAATGTGGAGGGATGCAACTAACTAG
- the LOC109132868 gene encoding uncharacterized protein At3g60930, chloroplastic-like, with product MSPPKSSSGKTAKPLIPGVFGPHQPSILSAESIAEIRGSTRIPSEVEIRFPEAHESPVNPPPGYCCAFEIFFSACGLSFPLPELIVTMMFELGFALPQMCPNFVRTVLCLQTLGEEFNYQLSLADFLQVYTVKTGRTKGTLYVSPLAGLKVFDDLPEKDEKWRKSYFFFPVNELTFGHRVSSHVSKWTSKIDHFKRGLLCPTFAEFFSRFCSHGQIAWDSFSCEMIRESTVRLGRRSLVCSTPVSVSEMNYREERTCRATKKEAKKQMAMALAEGKARLSNKNSSGSSVLEVSGTSAPPTGSPELGTESTRAPAGPLVPSVIVIADSSDEPREVAASLPASKKTSAEISSQQTDSSKKRKEPETASSSREKVRARTGSLGDEQNKPSSKDRGPSSERRSKEAPPPRDSGDSSRRNPLKEQRPLARVPPASPADLMRSYVQPGVRIPAFADMTEVNRANYFRFTVKIGELMIEFNSSVKEYARLEAENASTVAKAEQIRARMKKAEIEVLDLGVANEDLRDKLKKAGDLYFEAAEDAKAAKNRLHEIELRNQLLEAGNSCEIERVRREERQAMRRTLRPLVEEVRVTFEEREKLAPLQVRAAEIRANRMLIEEIARGEIQDMEAELGLLKADEEVADEKVSKVTPRDLDFSVFSDLLADTPDLLCSENPLSVIIDECGTNLGQMSKQGMDDFLANSRPEEELAEMGLALSEAASDPALPNP from the exons CCGCAAAACCTTTAATTCCGGGCGTTTTCGGCCCCCACCAGCCGTCGATTCTCTCTGCGGAAAGCATAGCCGAGATTAGAGGATCCACCAGGATTCCGTCGGAGGTCGAGATCAGATTCCCGGAGGCTCATGAGTCTCCGGTGAACCCCCCTCCAGGGTACTGTTGCGCGTTCGAGATATTCTTCTCTGCGTGCGGTCTGTCATTCCCCCTTCCCGAACTCATCGTGACGATGATGTTCGAACTGGGCTTCGCTCTTCCCCAGATGTGCCCCAACTTTGTTCGGACTGTCTTGTGCCTTCAAACTCTGGGGGAGGAGTTCAACTACCAGTTGTCATTGGCCGACTTCCTCCAGGTGTACACGGTGAAGACTGGTCGTACCAAGGGCACACTCTACGTAAGCCCGCTTGCCGGGCTAAAGGTCTTTGACGACCTGCCCGAGAAGGATGAAAAGTGGCGGAAGTCCTATTTCTTCTTCCCGGTTAACGAGCTCACTTTCGGCCACCGCGTGAGTTCGCACGTATCAAAGTGGACTTCGAAAATTG atcACTTCAAACGCGGATTGCTTTGCCCCACATTCGCGGAGTTTTTCTCGAGGTTCTGCAGCCATGGACAAATTGCTTGGGATTCTTTCTCCTGCGAAATGATCAGAGAGTCCACGGTGAGGCTCGGAAGACGTTCTCTAGTCTGTTCTACCCCCGTGAGCGTTTCGGAGATGAATTATAGGGAAGAAAGGACATGCCGAGCTACCAAAAAAGAGGCAAAGAAACAGATGGCGATGGCCCTTGCTGAAGGCAAAGCTCGCCTTTCTAACAAGAATTCCTCCGGATCCTCCGTTCTCGAGGTGAGCGGGACTTCCGCACCTCCAACTGGCTCTCCCGAGCTTGGTACAGAATCAACTAGGGCTCCTGCTGGCCCGTTGGTTCCCTCCGTGATTGTCATTGCTGATTCTAGCGATGAGCCACGGGAGGTCGCTGCTTCCCTCCCGGCATCGAAGAAAACCTCTGCTGAGATTTCCTCTCAGCAAACCGATTcatcgaagaagaggaaggagcccGAGACCGCCTCCTCTTCTCGTGAAAAAGTCCGAGCCCGGACTGGCTCATTAGGGGATGAGCAAAATAAACCGAGCTCGAAAGACAGGGGTCCCTCCTCAGAGAGGAGATCTAAAGAGGCCCCCCCGCCTAGAGATTCCGGGGACTCCTCTAGGAGGAACCCGCTGAAGGAACAACGTCCTCTCGCCCGAG TCCCCCCTGCATCCCCAGCTGACCTAATGAGGAGCTACGTACAGCCTGGAGTTCGGATTCCGGCGTTTGCTGACATGACCGAGGTCAATCGTGCGAACTACTTCCGTTTTACGGTTAAAATCGGCGAG CTAATGATCGAGTTCAACTCCTCG GTGAAAGAGTACGCCAGGCTGGAGGCTGAGAATGCTAGCACCGTAGCGAAAGCCGAGCAAATCCGAGCGCGGATGAAGAAGGCTGAAATAGAGGTGCTCGACCTTGGGGTTGCCAACGAAGACCTCCGAGACAAACTGAAGAAGGCGGGGGACCTTTACTTCGAAGCGGCGGAGGACGCAAAGGCAGCCAAGAATAGGTTGCACGAGATCGAGCTTCGCAATCAGCTACTCGAAGCTGGCAACAGCTGCGAGATTGAGAGGGTGCGAAGGGAGGAGAGGCAGGCAATGAGGCGGACTCTCCGTCCTCTGGTTGAGGAGGTGAGGGTCACCTtcgaagagagggagaagctaGCTCCGCTCCAGGTCCGAGCTGCTGAGATTAGGGCGAACCGGATGCTGATCGAGGAGATCGCCAGAGGAGAGATCCAAGACATGGAGGCCGAGCTCGGACTCCTGAAAGCTGACGAAGAGGTGGCGGACGAGAAGGTTTCGAAGGTAACTCCTCGTGACCTCGACTTCTCAGTATTCTCAGATCTTTTGGCGGATACACCCGATCTCTTGTGCAGCGAGAACCCGCTAAGCGTCATAATCGATGAGTGCGGCACTAATCTCGGGCAAATGTCAAAGCAGGGAATGGACGATTTTCTGGCGAACAGCAGGCCGGAAGAGGAGCTCGCAGAGATGGGCTTGGCCCTATCCGAAGCGGCGTCTGATCCCGCTCTTCCTAATCCTTAG